A single genomic interval of Candidatus Babeliales bacterium harbors:
- a CDS encoding class I SAM-dependent methyltransferase: METKVYYTPEVKNSEQAAAYSKTQGSVMRYIAFRDVPALIKHYVRGTKALDYGSGTGCSAKLLLELGMDVVGVDISEEMLAQARLLCPETEFHLSNNGIIPASDKTFDLVLSGFVMFCIATQAEVVAYLQEAKRVMKSDGVFIAVTGSQDLFSKDWLTLNIDFPENKNLVSGAPAKAYHYESNIEFTDYYWTEQDYRNFFAQAGFELLEVHYPLGKASEPYAWKDEKTHSPFVVFVARAL, from the coding sequence ATGGAAACAAAAGTTTACTACACGCCAGAAGTAAAAAATTCAGAACAGGCTGCGGCCTACTCAAAGACGCAGGGCTCGGTAATGCGCTATATCGCTTTTCGCGATGTGCCAGCGCTTATTAAGCACTATGTTCGTGGTACCAAAGCGCTTGATTATGGTTCAGGAACCGGTTGTTCGGCCAAGCTCTTGCTTGAGTTGGGCATGGACGTTGTTGGCGTTGATATCAGCGAAGAAATGCTTGCACAAGCGCGCTTGCTCTGCCCAGAAACAGAATTTCATTTGAGCAACAACGGCATTATTCCCGCGTCCGACAAAACGTTTGATTTGGTACTTTCTGGCTTTGTTATGTTTTGTATTGCCACGCAGGCTGAGGTGGTTGCGTATTTGCAAGAAGCAAAGCGTGTTATGAAGTCTGATGGGGTTTTTATTGCCGTGACTGGTAGCCAAGATTTGTTTAGCAAAGACTGGCTTACGCTCAATATCGATTTTCCAGAAAACAAAAATCTGGTCAGTGGCGCACCGGCAAAAGCGTATCATTACGAAAGTAACATCGAATTTACTGATTATTACTGGACCGAACAAGATTATCGCAATTTTTTTGCACAAGCCGGTTTTGAGTTGCTTGAAGTGCATTATCCGCTGGGCAAAGCGAGTGAGCCGTACGCATGGAAAGATGAAAAGACGCATTCGCCGTTTGTTGTTTTTGTAGCGCGAGCTCTTTAA
- a CDS encoding DEAD/DEAH box helicase: MNNTFDNFLLIPQIQDSLKALGFTQPTPVQSDIIPLLLENFKQDVHVQAQTGTGKTLGFGIPLLQAIDPTVKAVQGLVMAPTRELVLQIYESLRDVSKGSGIVIEHICGGMPINAQISALRRGVHIIIGTPGRINDHLERKTLKLDTLKVLVLDEADIMLDMGFMLEIDAILKFVPEERNIWLFSATVMPGIQKLIRSHMKNVVSVKSSQGAPSNASIKQYYCMVPQRKRLEATIRFIEAAPSFYGIIFCRTKTLTTEVTEELASKGFKVNCLHGDMKQTLRNHVIKGFKKRDFSILVATDVAGRGIDVSDLTHVINYSIPDESESYVHRIGRTGRAGKEGIAIMFIAGSEKYRLKRIEAVVKSTLSEITVPPMDAIITAKMSGIADFIELAKQTEIKDTGVDKALTELINSFTDQEIRYSFAVALKEKFLKGVRDGAHDSEFIDSSSSSHSYSNAHDTRIPQEICIELGQDDGLDEQLVSDYILAVCGIEPQEVTKLRVLRNKTFIAVPEGKLKTSISQMQSTPIIDRAHRVHVVQDVYREKQQSSGGRPRRLSPRRDGGRSNDSRDSRSSDSRGRDGRSRDDRSRDNASGSFNRDNRSRRSA; this comes from the coding sequence GTGAATAATACGTTCGATAATTTTTTACTTATTCCCCAAATTCAAGATTCGTTAAAAGCTCTTGGATTCACTCAACCGACACCTGTACAATCGGATATCATTCCTTTGTTACTCGAAAATTTTAAACAAGACGTTCACGTGCAAGCGCAAACCGGAACTGGTAAAACGCTTGGTTTTGGTATTCCACTTTTGCAAGCAATAGACCCAACGGTTAAAGCAGTGCAAGGGTTGGTTATGGCGCCAACGCGCGAACTCGTTTTGCAAATTTATGAAAGTCTTCGTGACGTTTCAAAAGGTAGTGGCATTGTTATAGAACACATTTGTGGCGGCATGCCAATCAACGCGCAAATTTCTGCGCTGAGACGTGGTGTACACATTATTATTGGTACGCCTGGCCGTATTAACGATCACTTGGAACGCAAGACGCTTAAGCTTGATACGCTTAAAGTTTTGGTTTTGGACGAAGCAGACATTATGTTGGACATGGGCTTTATGCTCGAAATTGATGCCATTTTGAAGTTTGTTCCTGAAGAACGCAACATTTGGTTGTTCTCAGCAACGGTTATGCCTGGTATTCAAAAATTGATTCGATCACACATGAAAAATGTGGTGAGCGTAAAATCTTCACAAGGTGCGCCATCAAATGCTTCTATCAAGCAATATTATTGCATGGTTCCTCAAAGAAAGCGTCTTGAAGCAACTATTCGCTTCATTGAAGCAGCGCCAAGTTTTTATGGTATTATCTTTTGTCGCACAAAAACTTTGACAACTGAAGTAACCGAAGAATTGGCAAGCAAAGGTTTTAAAGTTAACTGTCTGCATGGCGATATGAAGCAAACATTGCGTAACCACGTAATTAAAGGCTTTAAAAAGAGAGACTTTTCTATCTTGGTAGCAACCGACGTTGCTGGCCGTGGTATTGACGTTTCAGATTTGACGCACGTTATTAACTATTCCATTCCTGATGAATCGGAAAGTTACGTGCATCGTATTGGACGTACGGGCCGTGCCGGTAAAGAAGGTATTGCCATTATGTTTATTGCAGGGTCTGAAAAATATCGTCTTAAGCGCATTGAAGCAGTAGTAAAATCTACGCTTTCAGAAATTACTGTGCCGCCAATGGACGCAATTATTACCGCTAAAATGAGTGGCATTGCAGACTTTATTGAACTTGCAAAGCAAACTGAAATTAAAGATACTGGCGTAGACAAAGCGCTTACAGAACTTATCAATTCATTTACCGATCAAGAAATACGTTATTCGTTTGCGGTTGCCTTGAAAGAAAAATTCTTAAAAGGTGTTCGCGATGGAGCGCATGATTCTGAATTTATTGATTCATCGTCATCGTCTCATTCTTATTCGAATGCTCATGATACTCGTATTCCTCAAGAAATCTGTATTGAGCTTGGGCAAGATGATGGACTAGACGAACAGCTGGTAAGTGATTATATTCTAGCAGTGTGTGGTATTGAGCCACAGGAAGTCACTAAGCTGCGTGTTTTAAGAAACAAGACGTTTATTGCCGTTCCAGAAGGCAAATTGAAAACAAGCATCAGCCAAATGCAAAGTACGCCAATTATTGACCGTGCTCACCGTGTTCATGTGGTGCAAGACGTTTATCGTGAAAAACAACAATCATCTGGTGGTAGACCGCGTCGCTTAAGCCCGCGCAGAGATGGTGGCAGAAGCAACGATAGCAGAGACAGCAGAAGTAGCGATAGCAGAGGCAGAGACGGCAGGTCTCGTGATGATAGATCACGTGATAACGCTAGTGGCAGTTTTAACAGAGATAACAGAAGCAGAAGAAGTGCATAA
- a CDS encoding valine--tRNA ligase, which yields MDKRYDHLTCEKEARALWEKENIYAFNPELSAPVYSIDTPPPTVSGTLHIGHVFSYTHADLIARYKRMQGYNVFYPMGFDDNGLPTERFVEKKNKTKAHLMKRSEFIALCLKETTDVEKLFEGLWRAMGLSVDWTKVYSTISDDVRKVSQYSFIDLYNKNLVYRRQEPSLYCTTCQTSVAQAEIDNAEVSTTFNDIAFETEDGQVLTIATTRPELLPACVAVFYHPTDVRYQKLAGTHAITPIFGKRVPIIADDQVDPEKGSGLVMCCTFGDQMDIAWFKKHSLPIIETIGRDGKWAALAGELAGLRVHEARKKVLELLEQAGKLIAKKAITHNVNTHERCKQEIEYQILEQWFVKILENKDKFIELADKINWRPAYMKARYKDWVQNLNWDWCISRQRFFGIPFPLWHCLDCKQVLVADLKDLPIDPQEQAFPGGVCTKCGSQSITPETDVMDTWNTSSLTPQVNALWPDGKAPFALPMSMRPQAHDIIRTWAFYTIIKSYYHHNDIPWNDIMISGHVLAGKGEKISKSKENEKMTPEGLLKDYPADVIRFWAASGKLGTDTAFSDNQLKIGHKLVTKLWNAFRFCKDFLADYRTPATKPQLNELNEWLFDGLNKTMDQYKRAFEEYEYSQALDAVERFFWHDFCDNYLELIKDQLFNPANYDQEVIQGTQRTLYEVGFGILQLYAPFVPHITESIYQLMFKEQEQVVSLQVTKLDYARFAGSYGASAQVIAQVLSIVAQVRRLKSEQQVSLKTSLQSLIICSKDQELLNSLHKQATLLKGITKAEEISFVGQEGVTGIMQDGEALVATVLLLVDQKEEHDHHN from the coding sequence ATGGATAAGCGGTACGATCATTTGACGTGTGAAAAAGAAGCGCGTGCGTTGTGGGAAAAAGAAAATATTTATGCTTTTAATCCTGAACTGAGCGCGCCCGTCTATAGTATTGACACGCCGCCGCCAACTGTCTCTGGTACCTTGCATATTGGCCATGTTTTTTCTTACACACATGCTGACTTGATTGCTCGCTACAAGCGCATGCAGGGCTATAATGTTTTCTATCCCATGGGTTTTGACGACAATGGCTTGCCTACTGAACGCTTTGTAGAAAAGAAAAATAAAACCAAAGCGCATTTAATGAAGCGCTCTGAATTTATTGCGTTGTGTTTAAAAGAAACGACTGATGTAGAAAAATTGTTTGAAGGTTTGTGGCGTGCCATGGGCTTGTCGGTTGACTGGACTAAGGTCTATTCAACTATTTCTGACGATGTGCGTAAAGTGTCGCAATATTCCTTTATTGATTTGTACAACAAAAATTTAGTATATCGTCGTCAGGAACCGTCGCTGTACTGTACCACGTGTCAAACGTCAGTGGCGCAGGCAGAAATAGACAATGCCGAAGTTTCAACTACCTTTAACGACATTGCCTTTGAGACTGAAGATGGCCAGGTGTTAACCATTGCTACCACGCGTCCTGAGTTATTGCCGGCGTGCGTTGCGGTGTTTTATCATCCAACTGATGTTCGCTATCAAAAACTTGCCGGCACACATGCCATTACACCAATCTTTGGCAAACGAGTACCAATTATTGCTGACGACCAAGTAGATCCAGAAAAAGGTTCAGGCTTGGTAATGTGCTGTACGTTTGGTGATCAAATGGATATTGCATGGTTTAAAAAACATTCGTTGCCGATTATTGAAACAATTGGTCGCGATGGCAAATGGGCAGCATTGGCGGGGGAACTTGCAGGTCTGCGTGTGCACGAAGCGCGCAAAAAGGTTCTTGAGTTACTTGAACAAGCGGGCAAACTTATTGCAAAAAAAGCTATAACGCACAATGTAAATACGCACGAGCGTTGCAAGCAAGAAATTGAATATCAAATTCTTGAGCAATGGTTTGTAAAAATTCTTGAAAACAAAGACAAATTTATTGAGCTGGCAGACAAAATTAATTGGCGCCCTGCGTATATGAAGGCGCGCTACAAAGATTGGGTGCAAAATTTAAATTGGGACTGGTGCATTTCGCGTCAGCGCTTTTTTGGGATTCCTTTCCCGTTGTGGCATTGTTTAGATTGTAAGCAAGTATTGGTAGCAGATCTTAAAGATTTACCTATCGATCCCCAAGAGCAAGCATTTCCTGGTGGCGTGTGTACCAAATGTGGTTCACAATCAATTACGCCAGAAACTGACGTGATGGATACGTGGAATACCTCGTCGCTGACACCGCAAGTTAATGCTTTGTGGCCAGACGGCAAGGCGCCTTTTGCGCTGCCAATGTCTATGCGCCCCCAAGCGCACGACATAATTCGTACGTGGGCTTTTTATACGATTATAAAATCGTACTATCACCACAACGATATTCCCTGGAACGATATCATGATTTCTGGTCATGTGTTGGCAGGAAAAGGTGAAAAAATTTCTAAGTCAAAAGAAAATGAAAAGATGACGCCAGAAGGCTTGTTAAAAGATTATCCTGCAGACGTTATTCGTTTTTGGGCAGCCAGTGGTAAGTTGGGAACCGATACAGCGTTTAGTGATAATCAACTTAAAATTGGTCACAAATTGGTAACCAAATTGTGGAATGCTTTTAGATTTTGCAAAGATTTTCTTGCTGACTATCGCACGCCTGCAACCAAGCCACAGCTTAATGAGCTTAACGAGTGGCTGTTTGATGGGCTGAACAAAACCATGGATCAGTACAAACGTGCTTTTGAAGAGTATGAGTATAGTCAGGCACTTGATGCCGTTGAGCGTTTTTTTTGGCATGATTTTTGTGATAACTATCTTGAACTGATTAAAGATCAATTGTTTAATCCGGCCAATTATGATCAAGAAGTAATTCAAGGAACACAGCGCACGCTTTATGAAGTTGGCTTTGGTATTTTGCAGCTTTATGCGCCGTTTGTACCACACATTACGGAAAGTATTTATCAGTTAATGTTTAAAGAGCAAGAGCAGGTAGTTAGCTTGCAGGTGACTAAGCTAGATTACGCCCGTTTTGCGGGTTCTTATGGTGCCAGTGCGCAGGTGATTGCGCAGGTACTTTCCATAGTTGCTCAGGTACGCAGGCTTAAGAGTGAGCAACAAGTTTCACTTAAAACTTCGTTGCAGAGTCTTATTATTTGCAGTAAAGATCAAGAATTATTGAATTCTTTGCATAAACAAGCAACTTTGTTAAAAGGTATAACGAAAGCTGAAGAAATTTCGTTTGTTGGGCAAGAGGGTGTTACGGGTATTATGCAAGACGGCGAAGCGCTTGTTGCTACGGTATTGCTGCTTGTTGACCAGAAAGAAGAGCATGATCACCATAATTAA
- the ybeY gene encoding rRNA maturation RNase YbeY codes for MITIINKQRKIVVNETFIKKTAHKMLMVLGYEKFDLGIYLTTNATVRKYNREFRKKDKPTDILSFPFHPDLVAGQRIVVMSPEDENLGDIIISLEYVKKEAPNWGRSFEEHLTALLAHGIAHLLNYDHITDEEYRVMSKVERKLLKTVE; via the coding sequence ATGATCACCATAATTAATAAGCAACGCAAAATAGTGGTTAACGAAACGTTCATAAAAAAAACAGCACACAAAATGCTCATGGTGCTGGGTTATGAAAAGTTTGATCTTGGCATTTATTTGACAACAAATGCAACAGTGAGAAAGTATAACCGTGAGTTTCGTAAAAAAGATAAACCAACCGATATTTTGTCGTTTCCCTTTCATCCAGATTTAGTAGCGGGTCAACGGATTGTGGTAATGTCTCCAGAAGATGAAAATCTTGGTGATATTATTATTTCGCTTGAATATGTAAAAAAAGAAGCACCAAATTGGGGGCGGTCGTTTGAAGAGCATCTGACAGCCTTGCTAGCACATGGCATTGCGCATTTGTTAAATTATGATCACATTACCGATGAAGAGTACCGTGTAATGAGCAAAGTGGAACGTAAGCTTTTAAAAACAGTTGAATAG
- a CDS encoding ankyrin repeat domain-containing protein codes for MINRLIVLAFALILAPTACVMPAASSSGQGNYYAHPRAGYPSMPGYPSIGHQNYPLLPGYSSHSIAASSSSSTSNMLVPSKEYDILPDHKLLEMLSYAKRGDVDALDKILYDNLTMDPNQDYWGVRPIDAAIENGHIACVRLFCNYFLINDYYQGSVEPPLFKAIACHQNEIAKMLILEYSAHIDVKNSYGMQPLHYAAMCNNEEMCYFLISCGASLNARDFRGLTPVQVAQEEENFEIMTILNAVNEPEFLGVLKDVENLSIDDLTFLQGFIEGQECQ; via the coding sequence ATGATTAATAGGCTTATTGTTCTAGCCTTTGCTCTTATTTTAGCGCCAACAGCGTGTGTTATGCCTGCTGCATCGTCATCAGGACAAGGTAATTATTATGCGCATCCTCGTGCAGGTTATCCATCAATGCCAGGCTATCCTTCTATTGGGCATCAAAATTACCCGTTATTGCCGGGTTATTCATCGCATTCAATAGCTGCTTCGTCATCGTCATCAACATCAAATATGCTAGTGCCATCAAAAGAGTATGATATTTTGCCTGACCATAAGTTGCTTGAGATGTTGAGCTATGCTAAACGCGGTGATGTTGATGCGCTTGATAAAATTTTATACGATAATTTAACGATGGACCCAAATCAAGATTATTGGGGTGTTCGTCCAATAGATGCTGCTATTGAAAATGGTCATATAGCGTGTGTGCGTCTATTCTGTAACTATTTTTTAATAAATGATTATTATCAAGGATCAGTTGAACCACCTCTTTTTAAAGCTATTGCGTGTCATCAAAATGAAATTGCAAAAATGCTTATTCTTGAATATAGCGCACATATTGATGTTAAAAACAGCTATGGGATGCAGCCTCTTCATTATGCAGCGATGTGCAATAACGAAGAGATGTGTTATTTTTTGATTTCTTGTGGTGCATCTCTTAATGCTCGTGATTTTCGTGGGTTAACGCCAGTGCAAGTTGCGCAGGAAGAAGAAAATTTTGAGATTATGACTATTTTGAATGCTGTGAATGAACCCGAATTTTTGGGGGTTTTGAAAGATGTGGAGAACTTGTCTATTGATGACCTGACTTTTTTACAGGGCTTTATTGAAGGACAAGAATGTCAGTAG
- a CDS encoding VTT domain-containing protein, producing MNKKCIIALLSLTSVVIIMRWGPLAHYLTLENFQVNAHEIKKFVDYNYLPASIGYMVLYALFASFSLPGALPLSIFGGFLFGIISGTIFINIGATTGAFGAFLLTRHLAGNDFQKKYATRLADFNSHFKQHGPWYLISLRLMPFIPFFLVNIFAGLTKLSSTTFLWTTSLGIIPTSLAYTFIGEQLTTLQPSENFLSPRIIIALIILGLVILLPIIVKSLTDNEDLKA from the coding sequence ATGAATAAAAAATGTATCATAGCTCTCTTATCATTAACCAGCGTGGTTATTATTATGCGCTGGGGCCCCCTGGCACACTACCTAACCCTTGAAAACTTTCAGGTAAATGCTCACGAGATCAAAAAATTTGTCGACTACAACTATTTACCCGCATCAATTGGATACATGGTACTTTACGCACTGTTTGCAAGTTTTTCACTACCCGGCGCCCTGCCACTCAGTATATTTGGTGGTTTTTTGTTTGGCATAATCAGCGGAACAATTTTTATTAATATTGGTGCAACTACCGGAGCCTTTGGCGCTTTCTTGCTCACGCGGCACTTGGCAGGCAACGATTTTCAAAAAAAATATGCCACTCGCCTTGCTGATTTTAACAGCCACTTTAAACAGCATGGACCATGGTACTTAATCTCGCTCCGCCTCATGCCATTTATTCCCTTCTTCCTGGTAAATATTTTTGCCGGCCTCACCAAGCTTTCATCAACTACTTTTTTGTGGACAACAAGTCTAGGCATTATTCCAACTTCGCTTGCTTACACATTTATTGGTGAGCAACTTACTACGCTGCAGCCCTCAGAAAATTTTCTTTCTCCACGCATCATCATTGCACTGATTATTCTAGGCCTTGTTATTTTATTACCCATTATAGTAAAATCGTTAACAGACAATGAAGATTTAAAGGCATAA
- a CDS encoding mechanosensitive ion channel family protein, whose protein sequence is MMDFSFAFMSELFFIFFMTAVSFFGVHLLLKFLSASSQEWRDLLAQAVRWPLICFILVQAAFNFFGLMAIDQLFITRLVQVRVVFLVGILAWFLLRAKFMFEKLVERYFTAQCSDKIFITAADKLITLGIVVFALFMILDAFGISLTALFAFGGISGIAVSLAAKDVVANFFGGLMIYINRPFVIGDWIRSSNKEFEGVVEDIGWYMTSIKTPGSRPLYVPNALITNAILENCGKSYNRSLRATIGICYQDIAFIERIVGTIDLFLRGHSDIDQAQKINVSLVNLADYALEVEFSAFIKTTDSTKFYRIKQDVLLNIAQIVKTHGASIAFPAMLIQSKQGQSL, encoded by the coding sequence ATGATGGATTTTTCTTTTGCTTTTATGAGTGAACTGTTTTTTATTTTTTTCATGACGGCAGTATCTTTTTTTGGGGTACATTTGTTGTTAAAATTTTTGTCGGCGTCAAGTCAAGAGTGGCGTGATTTGCTTGCTCAGGCGGTTCGCTGGCCGCTTATTTGTTTTATTTTAGTTCAGGCAGCGTTTAATTTTTTTGGACTTATGGCTATCGATCAGCTTTTTATTACGCGATTGGTACAAGTGCGTGTGGTATTTTTAGTTGGTATTCTTGCTTGGTTTTTGTTGCGTGCCAAGTTTATGTTTGAAAAATTAGTTGAGCGTTATTTTACTGCTCAATGTTCTGACAAAATTTTTATTACTGCCGCCGATAAGCTTATAACGCTTGGTATTGTGGTTTTTGCATTGTTTATGATTTTAGATGCTTTCGGTATTTCGCTTACCGCTCTTTTTGCTTTTGGTGGCATTAGTGGTATTGCGGTGAGCTTGGCAGCAAAAGATGTGGTAGCCAATTTCTTTGGTGGGCTGATGATTTATATCAATCGGCCGTTTGTAATTGGTGATTGGATCCGCTCGTCAAACAAAGAGTTTGAGGGAGTGGTGGAAGATATTGGTTGGTACATGACCAGCATCAAAACGCCGGGTAGTCGCCCACTTTATGTTCCCAATGCGCTGATAACTAACGCTATTTTAGAAAACTGTGGCAAAAGTTATAATCGGAGCTTGCGGGCAACCATAGGCATTTGCTATCAAGATATTGCTTTTATTGAGCGTATTGTTGGGACGATCGATCTTTTTTTGCGTGGTCATAGCGATATTGATCAGGCCCAAAAGATTAACGTTTCATTGGTCAATTTGGCTGATTATGCCTTGGAAGTCGAGTTTTCTGCTTTTATTAAAACTACCGATTCGACTAAATTTTATCGTATTAAGCAAGACGTTCTTTTAAATATTGCCCAAATTGTTAAAACCCACGGTGCCAGTATTGCCTTTCCGGCTATGTTGATTCAGAGTAAGCAAGGCCAGTCATTATAG
- a CDS encoding thioredoxin family protein codes for MKFFRWSYMAVAGLAMMSVWYMTARAEVRDVNQVDVFSSLLKNNEYVLAKFHAAWCGPCRSMKSLDDKIAQKFGSKLAFVQVDVDQSHELQEKYGIQGTPTYLMFFRGSEEKRFVGAMSYKDFESKVKDFVGGQ; via the coding sequence ATGAAGTTTTTTAGATGGTCGTATATGGCAGTTGCAGGCTTGGCAATGATGTCGGTTTGGTATATGACAGCACGTGCTGAAGTGCGGGACGTTAACCAAGTAGATGTGTTTAGCAGTCTTTTAAAAAATAATGAGTATGTTCTGGCCAAGTTTCATGCGGCGTGGTGTGGGCCTTGTAGGTCTATGAAATCGCTGGACGACAAAATTGCCCAAAAATTTGGTTCGAAGTTGGCCTTTGTTCAAGTTGATGTTGACCAATCACACGAGTTGCAAGAAAAATATGGTATTCAGGGCACCCCTACTTATCTTATGTTTTTTCGCGGCAGTGAAGAAAAGCGTTTTGTTGGTGCCATGAGCTACAAGGATTTTGAAAGCAAGGTTAAAGACTTTGTTGGCGGGCAATAG
- a CDS encoding deoxynucleoside kinase: MIMYLLEGNIGVGKSTFLTKFAQHCPDITVVQEPLDTWDKHLSGQSLLERFYTNPHRWAYTIETMTMMARIRDHMREQEHQNPLRIMERSIYSGHYCFGINSKINGFLSDLEWSIYSQWIDHSFNKKCLPPKGFIYLRTTPEVCFERIGKRGRESEKGISFEYVKQIHDQHEKFLINKEGLTSSLKKVSVLVLDCTQDFANDDDIFAEHLEQLRKFFAPSRQAIARQQSL, from the coding sequence ATGATTATGTATTTGTTAGAAGGCAATATTGGCGTAGGCAAGTCAACCTTTTTAACTAAGTTTGCACAACATTGTCCTGACATCACCGTTGTGCAAGAACCACTGGATACCTGGGACAAACATTTGTCTGGCCAATCACTACTTGAACGGTTTTATACCAACCCCCACCGCTGGGCCTACACTATTGAAACCATGACCATGATGGCACGTATTCGCGACCATATGCGCGAGCAAGAGCACCAAAACCCACTCAGAATTATGGAACGCTCAATCTATTCCGGTCACTACTGCTTTGGCATTAATAGCAAAATCAATGGCTTTCTCTCAGACCTTGAATGGTCAATTTATTCACAATGGATAGATCACTCATTCAACAAAAAATGTTTACCGCCAAAAGGCTTTATTTACTTACGCACTACGCCAGAAGTCTGCTTTGAACGTATTGGCAAGCGTGGCCGCGAAAGTGAAAAGGGAATAAGCTTTGAGTACGTTAAGCAAATTCACGATCAACACGAAAAATTTTTGATTAATAAAGAAGGGCTGACCAGTAGCCTAAAAAAAGTGTCCGTTTTGGTTTTAGATTGCACACAAGACTTTGCTAACGATGACGACATTTTTGCAGAACACCTTGAACAACTGAGAAAATTTTTTGCACCATCACGCCAGGCTATTGCCCGCCAACAAAGTCTTTAA
- the rlmB gene encoding 23S rRNA (guanosine(2251)-2'-O)-methyltransferase RlmB gives MAKFTKEKSKNIKSVVYGANAIVEMLKAKRRKLHTIYTRKPLPKAWERIKPYLPKAMPTIQYVEKNALDGIAESTDHMGIVALVSPYQFVSKMFDPKKKPFIMLLDSVQDVGNLGAILRSAYCSGVDGVILCKSNSAPMTPAVFKASAGYAEHLDIYLAASVKSAVQEIAEAGYHLYMAVIDGKDATKVDFKKPACLVIGNEASGIDKEVRKKGELITIPQRAKDISYNASVAAGILIFTIAMRTKDA, from the coding sequence GTGGCCAAATTTACTAAAGAAAAATCAAAGAACATCAAATCAGTTGTTTACGGTGCCAACGCGATTGTTGAAATGCTTAAGGCAAAACGCCGCAAGCTGCACACAATTTATACGCGCAAGCCATTGCCAAAAGCGTGGGAACGCATAAAGCCGTATTTGCCAAAGGCTATGCCAACTATTCAATATGTTGAAAAAAATGCATTAGATGGTATTGCAGAGTCTACCGACCATATGGGGATTGTCGCGTTGGTATCGCCGTATCAATTTGTTTCCAAAATGTTTGATCCAAAAAAGAAGCCGTTCATTATGTTGCTTGATAGTGTTCAAGACGTGGGTAATTTGGGTGCCATTTTGCGCTCAGCTTACTGCTCGGGTGTTGATGGCGTAATTTTATGCAAATCAAACTCAGCGCCTATGACTCCCGCGGTGTTTAAAGCGTCGGCAGGTTATGCAGAACATTTGGATATTTATTTGGCTGCATCAGTTAAAAGTGCGGTCCAAGAAATTGCCGAAGCTGGGTACCATTTGTACATGGCGGTTATTGACGGTAAAGATGCCACTAAAGTTGATTTCAAAAAACCGGCCTGCTTAGTTATTGGCAACGAAGCTTCAGGTATCGACAAAGAAGTACGCAAAAAAGGCGAGCTTATTACTATTCCGCAACGTGCTAAAGATATTTCATATAACGCTTCGGTTGCAGCAGGTATTTTAATTTTTACCATCGCAATGCGCACTAAAGACGCGTAG